A region of Granulicella sibirica DNA encodes the following proteins:
- a CDS encoding spermidine synthase, with protein sequence MAGSRWLFGVTVFLGAFLLFLVEPMAAKGLLPVLGGSSAVWVTCLVFFQMMLLLGYLYAHWITRGGLGKRWAYLVFVVFALTLPTLLHSHVPVGDAGHPVWTIFRTLGLTIGLPFLLLASTSPLLQVWMARLEGRGVRYGLFALSNLGSLLGLLAYPILIEPYITLRVQRIGWTVSFAVYAALAAWLAAREGVWRKDEEEAVTPTVRSSGRLKAMWFLLPMAAAVQLAAITSHLTVNIAAIPLLWMLPLAAYLISFIIAFEMPMLYQRGLVVRLLVVMMAGLGYALTKTDVSLPISVGIPFFLLELFAACLFCHAEVHRLRPQGRGETTEFYLLVAAGGVAGTFFVAILSPLIFSANYDLAFSFLLTAALALTVTWNDGWGQRLLWGVGTALLCVLVVLLHVAYQRRVLEVKRNFYGTLRVTATTSAAGAVRMLANGTIQHGTQIQEQPGREMLPTTYYAEDSGVGLAIKECCTNRARHIGVVGLGVGTLAAYGRTGDTIRFYEINPLVRPIADRWFTYLKGSGATITVAEGDGRASLHNEAPQGFDVLVIDAFSGDAIPVHLLTVEAMREYKRHLAPGGVVAIHVSNQYLNLVPEIGALAVASGMNARFFDSGEDLFKGEYRATWVLLSTDPNYFTQGDLATGTRIKPRPDVQAWTDDYSSLLPLVQWGRH encoded by the coding sequence TTGGCGGGATCGCGGTGGCTGTTCGGGGTAACGGTCTTCCTGGGGGCATTCCTGCTCTTCCTGGTGGAGCCGATGGCGGCCAAGGGGTTGCTGCCTGTGCTTGGAGGGTCGTCGGCGGTCTGGGTGACGTGCCTTGTGTTTTTTCAGATGATGCTTCTTCTCGGTTATTTGTACGCGCACTGGATCACGCGTGGGGGATTGGGAAAGCGGTGGGCTTACCTCGTATTTGTCGTGTTCGCGCTGACACTTCCGACTCTGCTGCATTCCCATGTGCCGGTTGGGGATGCGGGGCATCCGGTTTGGACGATCTTCCGCACCCTTGGGCTCACCATTGGGCTTCCGTTCTTGCTGCTCGCCTCGACGAGTCCGCTGCTCCAGGTGTGGATGGCGCGGCTGGAGGGCCGCGGGGTCCGATACGGTCTTTTCGCGCTCTCGAACCTGGGATCGCTGCTTGGGCTTCTGGCGTACCCGATCCTGATTGAGCCGTATATTACGCTGCGGGTGCAGCGGATCGGCTGGACGGTGAGCTTTGCCGTGTATGCGGCGTTGGCGGCGTGGCTCGCGGCTCGTGAAGGCGTATGGCGCAAAGATGAGGAAGAAGCGGTAACGCCGACGGTGCGGTCGAGTGGACGTCTCAAGGCCATGTGGTTCCTGCTGCCGATGGCTGCGGCGGTGCAGTTGGCGGCGATCACCAGCCACCTGACAGTGAACATCGCCGCCATTCCCCTGCTGTGGATGCTTCCTCTCGCTGCTTACCTCATCAGCTTCATCATTGCGTTCGAGATGCCGATGCTTTACCAGCGTGGGCTTGTCGTGCGTCTGCTTGTGGTCATGATGGCGGGGCTGGGGTATGCGCTCACCAAGACGGATGTCTCACTGCCGATCTCGGTCGGCATTCCCTTCTTCCTTCTCGAACTTTTTGCCGCGTGTCTTTTCTGCCATGCCGAGGTCCACCGCCTACGTCCGCAAGGGCGTGGTGAGACGACCGAGTTCTATCTACTCGTTGCCGCCGGTGGTGTCGCCGGAACGTTTTTCGTCGCGATCCTGAGTCCGCTGATCTTCTCGGCGAACTACGATCTCGCGTTCTCGTTTCTGCTGACGGCAGCGCTCGCGCTCACCGTGACCTGGAACGATGGCTGGGGACAGAGGCTGCTCTGGGGCGTGGGAACGGCGCTCCTCTGCGTGCTCGTTGTGCTATTACATGTCGCCTATCAGCGTCGAGTGCTGGAGGTGAAGAGGAACTTCTACGGAACGTTGCGCGTGACCGCGACAACGTCAGCCGCTGGCGCCGTCCGGATGCTCGCGAACGGAACTATTCAGCACGGAACCCAGATCCAGGAGCAACCGGGACGCGAGATGCTGCCCACCACCTACTATGCCGAAGACTCGGGTGTCGGGCTCGCGATCAAGGAATGCTGCACTAACCGTGCGCGGCATATCGGCGTGGTTGGCCTCGGCGTCGGAACGCTGGCGGCCTACGGTCGAACCGGCGACACCATCCGCTTCTACGAGATCAACCCGCTGGTCCGGCCAATCGCCGACCGCTGGTTTACCTACCTGAAGGGCTCGGGCGCAACGATCACCGTTGCCGAAGGGGACGGCCGCGCCTCACTGCACAACGAAGCTCCCCAGGGCTTCGACGTGCTCGTCATCGACGCCTTCTCCGGCGATGCGATCCCGGTGCATCTGCTGACGGTCGAGGCCATGCGGGAGTATAAGCGGCACCTGGCTCCGGGAGGCGTTGTCGCGATCCACGTCTCGAACCAGTACCTGAACCTCGTGCCGGAGATCGGCGCGCTTGCGGTGGCGTCGGGCATGAACGCCCGTTTCTTCGACAGCGGCGAAGATCTGTTCAAAGGAGAGTATCGGGCGACATGGGTGTTGCTGAGCACCGACCCGAACTACTTCACGCAGGGCGACCTGGCAACGGGAACGCGGATTAAACCGAGGCCCGATGTGCAGGCCTGGACCGACGACTACTCCAGCCTTCTTCCGCTGGTGCAGTGGGGCAGACATTAG
- a CDS encoding MFS transporter produces the protein MNDSGTVQDASVAGEQVDSRALYRKIGLRLIPYIFILYILAYLDRVNVGFAALEMKRDLKLSDTVYGTGAGIFFLGSSLFDLPSNLLLGKVGPRLWIARIMITWGMIATGMAWAAGPHSFFALRFFLGVSEAGFFPGMILYLTYWFPSKERARAVATFMTATAIAGVVGAPLSSALLKLEGFVGLHGWQWLFISEGVPTILMGISVLFVLRDHPDDAPWLSDPEKKWLDEELQRDREAGGADNNHHVLDAFKMPMVWVLAGIFFLEQVGVYTVNLWMPLLLNTFVHAGAGPGAASLIARYATVPYVAAAIFMVAVGWNSDRTGERRWHIAGCMLLAAAGFGWASHASSLPTALCAMTLAAMGFWSIMGPFWALPTQVLGGQGAAGGVAIITMVGGIGGFTGPFMTGKLKDLTHSFQAGLLAIAGLAILGALLCAALRKPASEAK, from the coding sequence ATGAACGACAGCGGAACAGTTCAGGACGCCTCCGTCGCAGGCGAGCAGGTCGACTCGCGCGCTCTGTACCGGAAGATTGGCCTGCGGCTGATCCCGTACATCTTCATCCTCTACATCCTCGCCTACCTCGACCGCGTGAACGTCGGCTTCGCGGCGCTCGAGATGAAGCGCGACCTGAAACTCAGCGACACGGTCTATGGCACGGGCGCGGGCATCTTCTTCCTTGGTTCCTCGCTCTTCGACCTGCCGAGCAACCTGCTTCTGGGGAAGGTCGGCCCGCGCCTCTGGATCGCGCGGATCATGATCACGTGGGGAATGATCGCGACGGGAATGGCATGGGCAGCCGGACCGCACTCGTTCTTCGCGCTGCGGTTTTTCCTCGGCGTCAGCGAGGCCGGCTTCTTCCCGGGGATGATTCTCTACCTGACCTACTGGTTCCCATCGAAGGAGCGAGCGCGGGCCGTTGCGACATTCATGACGGCGACTGCGATCGCGGGTGTGGTCGGCGCTCCGCTGTCGAGCGCTCTGCTGAAGCTCGAAGGGTTCGTCGGCCTGCATGGGTGGCAGTGGCTGTTTATCTCGGAGGGCGTTCCCACGATCCTGATGGGGATTTCGGTTCTGTTCGTTCTGAGGGATCATCCGGACGACGCGCCCTGGCTCTCGGACCCTGAAAAGAAGTGGCTGGATGAAGAGTTGCAGCGGGATCGCGAGGCCGGAGGTGCCGACAACAACCACCACGTTCTCGACGCGTTCAAGATGCCCATGGTATGGGTGCTGGCCGGAATCTTCTTTCTGGAACAGGTCGGCGTATACACGGTAAACCTCTGGATGCCGCTGCTGCTGAATACCTTCGTCCACGCTGGGGCTGGTCCAGGGGCGGCGAGCCTGATCGCACGCTATGCGACGGTCCCGTATGTCGCGGCGGCGATCTTCATGGTGGCCGTTGGGTGGAACAGCGACCGAACCGGCGAGCGCCGCTGGCACATCGCCGGATGCATGCTTCTGGCCGCAGCCGGGTTTGGCTGGGCGTCCCACGCATCCTCGCTTCCCACCGCGCTCTGCGCCATGACGCTGGCGGCAATGGGCTTCTGGAGCATTATGGGTCCGTTCTGGGCTCTGCCTACGCAGGTGCTCGGCGGTCAGGGAGCGGCGGGTGGTGTGGCGATTATCACGATGGTCGGCGGTATCGGGGGCTTCACGGGACCCTTCATGACTGGCAAGCTGAAGGACTTGACCCACAGCTTTCAGGCTGGACTTCTCGCGATCGCGGGGCTGGCGATCCTGGGTGCCCTTCTATGTGCGGCCCTTCGCAAGCCAGCATCCGAGGCAAAATAG
- a CDS encoding bifunctional transcriptional activator/DNA repair enzyme AdaA, whose amino-acid sequence MENQATGLVTDVPSVFPGKQWQQVLERDARADGVFVYAVKSTKVYCKPSCASRRPNRKNVTFFPNPAAAEAAGYRACMRCEPDRVEAKADPQAGAIAAVTDYLKDHAGERTKLADVAKATGVGRLTILRGFKRVLGVTPGEFAKAQRVEKFKEKVRKPKAEVDESFQVEGSATPGVSVGLRARRAAAKAAGPVKITDALYEAGFGSSSRLYENSKDTLGMKPREMREGGAGLLIRYAIAPSPLGRMLVATTDVGVCSIAFGKDDAELERNLRAQFSKAQLMPAKPNKGWLADAVSFVASQTTEHPAAAAFPLHVRSTAFQQRVWTALRQIPRGETRSYGELAMSLGAPTASRAVAAACGANPIAVAVPCHRVVGKDGSLTGYRWGVDRKRRLLEAEAR is encoded by the coding sequence ATGGAGAATCAGGCGACAGGATTGGTAACAGATGTACCGAGCGTATTTCCGGGGAAGCAGTGGCAGCAGGTGCTCGAGCGCGATGCGCGGGCGGACGGTGTGTTCGTCTACGCGGTGAAATCGACGAAGGTCTACTGCAAGCCCAGTTGCGCGAGCCGCAGACCGAATCGGAAGAACGTGACCTTCTTCCCGAACCCCGCTGCGGCTGAGGCAGCGGGATATCGGGCCTGCATGCGATGCGAGCCGGACCGCGTGGAAGCCAAGGCGGATCCGCAGGCCGGAGCCATCGCGGCGGTGACCGACTACCTGAAGGACCATGCGGGTGAGCGGACGAAGCTGGCCGATGTAGCCAAGGCGACGGGAGTTGGGCGGCTGACGATCCTGCGGGGCTTCAAGCGTGTGCTCGGCGTGACACCGGGCGAGTTCGCCAAGGCGCAGCGGGTGGAGAAGTTCAAGGAGAAGGTGCGCAAGCCGAAAGCCGAGGTGGACGAGAGCTTCCAGGTTGAGGGCAGCGCCACCCCTGGTGTGTCGGTCGGCCTACGGGCGCGGCGGGCTGCCGCGAAGGCGGCTGGCCCGGTAAAAATTACGGACGCCTTATACGAGGCGGGGTTCGGGTCATCGAGCCGCCTGTATGAGAACAGCAAGGACACGCTGGGGATGAAGCCGCGGGAGATGCGCGAGGGCGGCGCTGGCCTTCTGATCCGCTATGCGATTGCGCCAAGCCCGCTTGGACGGATGCTGGTGGCGACGACCGACGTTGGTGTCTGCTCGATCGCCTTCGGCAAGGATGACGCCGAGCTGGAACGCAACCTGCGGGCGCAGTTCTCGAAGGCGCAGCTTATGCCGGCTAAGCCGAATAAAGGGTGGCTGGCCGACGCCGTCAGCTTCGTGGCGAGCCAGACGACGGAGCATCCGGCAGCGGCTGCGTTCCCGCTGCATGTGCGGTCGACGGCATTCCAGCAAAGGGTGTGGACGGCTCTGCGCCAGATTCCGCGAGGTGAGACCAGAAGCTATGGCGAGTTGGCGATGTCGCTTGGTGCTCCGACGGCCTCGCGTGCAGTTGCGGCGGCGTGCGGAGCGAACCCGATCGCGGTGGCCGTGCCCTGCCATCGTGTCGTGGGCAAAGACGGTTCGTTGACTGGGTATCGCTGGGGTGTAGACCGGAAGCGGCGGCTGCTCGAAGCTGAGGCGCGGTAG
- a CDS encoding DUF4397 domain-containing protein, with protein sequence MSNEAQELMSQAPARTRGHLARFSACLLAIVTSFIVSGCQSVSGTSIVTSQVRIIDASPDAPAVDIYQGSNPVAYNLGFGTATSYIPISPGLYDFTADTTGTRQVLTTARATFATGGQYTVLISNIAASLQEIVIKDQGASAPSGNVSLRFLDEGTATGAVDVYLVPSGSAITAVSPLVTGFTFGTNSGYLNVPAGAYKVVIYPTGSVPTATSVGSYTGSLVTYSSGAARTLIILDSKLLASPAAQIITVSDYDSPSATS encoded by the coding sequence ATGAGCAACGAGGCGCAGGAGCTCATGTCGCAGGCCCCCGCGCGCACAAGGGGGCACCTCGCGCGTTTTTCCGCATGTCTGCTCGCCATCGTCACATCCTTCATAGTCTCGGGCTGCCAGAGCGTCTCGGGAACGAGCATCGTCACCTCGCAAGTGCGCATCATCGACGCCTCGCCCGACGCTCCCGCCGTCGATATCTACCAGGGAAGCAATCCCGTCGCCTATAACCTCGGTTTCGGCACGGCTACGTCGTACATTCCTATCTCGCCCGGCCTCTACGACTTCACAGCCGACACCACGGGTACGCGCCAGGTCCTCACAACCGCCCGCGCGACCTTCGCGACAGGCGGCCAATACACGGTGCTCATCAGCAACATAGCGGCCAGTCTGCAGGAGATCGTCATCAAGGATCAGGGCGCGTCGGCTCCAAGCGGTAATGTATCGCTGCGTTTCCTTGACGAGGGCACCGCGACCGGCGCGGTTGACGTATACCTTGTGCCCTCGGGTTCGGCGATCACGGCTGTCTCGCCGCTCGTCACCGGGTTCACCTTCGGCACGAACTCGGGCTATCTCAACGTGCCGGCCGGCGCGTACAAGGTAGTCATCTACCCTACGGGCTCTGTCCCAACCGCGACCAGCGTCGGCTCCTACACCGGCTCGCTTGTGACCTATAGCTCGGGCGCCGCACGCACGCTGATTATCCTCGATTCGAAGCTCCTCGCAAGTCCTGCAGCACAGATCATTACGGTCAGCGACTACGACTCGCCGAGCGCAACCAGTTAG
- a CDS encoding bestrophin family protein: protein MIVPRGPDLLRMLQYVGKPLLLLALYDVAIVFAFKVLHWQWIALPHIPLALYGSAIGLILGFRNQSCYARWWEARTLWGAVVNNARSWVRQTVTLRAPEDHETPELHEMRVNLVYHQIAFVHALRAHLRKLEPWSDLKPLLVETELATLQGQANVPLALQLKMGSLLQECKHRGWLDPLQWAAMDTTLNDLADAQGGTERIKNTPMPKQYDYFPRLFVHIYCFLLPLAMVTNMGWFTPLGSTLVGFIFLTLDKIGRDLEDPFDNKIYDVPLTSITRGIEINLRQMLGETNLPQPVTPDKGVLW from the coding sequence ATGATCGTTCCCCGCGGGCCAGACCTGCTCCGCATGCTGCAGTACGTCGGCAAGCCTTTGCTTCTTCTTGCGCTTTACGACGTTGCCATCGTCTTCGCCTTCAAGGTGCTGCATTGGCAGTGGATAGCGCTGCCCCATATTCCTCTGGCACTCTATGGCTCCGCGATTGGCCTGATCCTCGGCTTCCGTAACCAATCCTGCTACGCCCGCTGGTGGGAGGCCCGGACGCTCTGGGGTGCGGTGGTCAACAACGCTCGAAGCTGGGTTCGTCAGACCGTAACCCTTCGCGCCCCGGAGGATCACGAGACGCCCGAGCTGCACGAGATGCGGGTCAACCTCGTCTATCACCAGATCGCCTTCGTACATGCGCTTCGCGCGCATCTTCGCAAGCTCGAGCCATGGAGCGATCTCAAGCCGCTCCTCGTCGAGACAGAGCTTGCCACGCTGCAGGGACAGGCGAACGTGCCGCTCGCGCTGCAACTCAAGATGGGCTCGCTTCTCCAGGAGTGCAAGCACCGAGGCTGGCTCGATCCCCTGCAATGGGCCGCGATGGACACGACCCTCAATGACCTCGCCGACGCTCAGGGAGGCACTGAGCGCATCAAGAACACCCCCATGCCGAAACAGTACGACTACTTTCCGCGTCTTTTCGTCCACATCTACTGTTTCCTTCTGCCGCTTGCGATGGTGACCAACATGGGCTGGTTCACACCGCTCGGTTCCACGCTCGTCGGCTTCATCTTCCTCACGCTCGACAAGATCGGCCGCGACCTCGAAGATCCGTTCGACAACAAGATCTACGACGTCCCCCTCACCTCCATCACGCGCGGAATCGAGATCAACCTCCGCCAGATGCTCGGCGAAACCAACCTGCCTCAGCCGGTCACTCCGGATAAGGGCGTTCTCTGGTAG
- a CDS encoding VOC family protein, which produces MNNDALTWFEIPTVDLDRARRFYEDVLHTNMQEFAGGRDPIVMFPFVGEGVGGALVKRPHSQPSPCGTMVYLKLPVFAGEVGEAEARVEKAGGSVVVPKMSVPGVPGEMFVMKDTEGNMVGVHGL; this is translated from the coding sequence ATGAATAACGATGCGTTGACGTGGTTCGAGATTCCAACCGTAGACCTGGATCGGGCGCGCCGGTTCTATGAGGATGTATTGCATACCAACATGCAGGAGTTCGCGGGAGGCCGCGATCCGATCGTCATGTTCCCATTTGTCGGCGAGGGTGTCGGCGGAGCGCTGGTGAAGCGGCCACACTCGCAGCCTTCGCCTTGCGGCACGATGGTCTACCTGAAGCTTCCGGTCTTTGCCGGAGAGGTTGGGGAGGCCGAAGCGCGGGTCGAGAAGGCCGGCGGATCGGTGGTTGTGCCGAAGATGTCGGTTCCCGGTGTTCCAGGCGAGATGTTTGTGATGAAGGACACCGAAGGAAACATGGTCGGGGTGCATGGGCTGTGA
- a CDS encoding helix-turn-helix transcriptional regulator — protein sequence MRRADRLFRIVQMLRSGRLLTGAQLAEKLEISTRTLYRDVADLQASGVMIEGEAGVGYTLRREMDMPPMQFTAEETTALVLGARMASAWGGEAMAACAREALRKIEAALPAQMRIEMDMVQMYAPGFALSREVRLRIDDLHAACMRSHPVRFRYERLDGALSERRVRPLALAFWGGVWTMAAWCEMRKGFRNFRLDRMSTIEVLEETFVLKRGQRLKDYLRETVPEKELRALGLIPVAKVARVKADADSLRE from the coding sequence ATGCGACGCGCTGACCGGCTGTTTCGAATCGTCCAGATGCTGCGCTCCGGGAGACTGCTGACCGGGGCGCAGTTAGCGGAGAAGCTCGAGATCTCAACGCGAACGCTTTATCGCGACGTTGCCGACCTGCAGGCGAGCGGCGTGATGATCGAGGGGGAGGCAGGCGTCGGCTATACGCTGCGGCGCGAGATGGATATGCCCCCGATGCAGTTCACCGCCGAGGAGACGACCGCGCTTGTACTCGGCGCGCGGATGGCGAGCGCATGGGGCGGCGAGGCCATGGCCGCGTGCGCGCGCGAGGCGCTGCGCAAGATCGAGGCGGCGCTTCCGGCTCAGATGCGGATCGAGATGGACATGGTGCAGATGTATGCGCCGGGCTTTGCCTTGTCGCGCGAAGTGCGTCTGCGGATCGATGATCTGCATGCGGCGTGCATGCGGTCGCACCCGGTCCGCTTCCGCTATGAACGCCTCGATGGCGCCCTGAGCGAACGGCGCGTGCGACCGCTCGCGCTTGCCTTCTGGGGCGGCGTGTGGACGATGGCGGCATGGTGCGAGATGCGGAAAGGATTCCGCAACTTCCGCCTCGACCGCATGAGCACGATCGAGGTGCTGGAAGAGACGTTCGTGCTGAAGCGTGGGCAGAGGCTGAAAGATTATCTTCGAGAGACCGTGCCGGAGAAGGAGTTGCGGGCGCTTGGGCTGATTCCGGTAGCGAAAGTAGCACGGGTAAAGGCAGACGCAGATTCCCTTCGGGAATGA
- a CDS encoding carbonic anhydrase, with product MNNVLAQLKDGIRKFRTEVYPEQADAFQHAASTPQTPHALVITCADSRIDAETITSSSTGDIFITRNIGNLVPAYGEMLGGVSAVIEYAVSALKVKHIVICGHSDCGAMKALLKPESLEALPTVKTWMNNAAAALSVAKSLESPEESPADKLKRLTEENVLLQMQHLRTHPSVAGAMAREELTISGWVYDIGTGQIRITEDGSRNFEVVIVEADHA from the coding sequence ATGAACAACGTACTCGCGCAACTGAAGGATGGCATCCGGAAGTTCCGGACCGAGGTGTACCCCGAACAGGCTGACGCGTTCCAGCACGCCGCGTCCACGCCGCAAACTCCCCACGCCCTCGTCATCACCTGCGCCGACTCCCGCATCGACGCCGAGACCATTACCAGCTCCAGCACCGGTGACATCTTCATCACCCGCAACATCGGCAACCTCGTCCCGGCCTACGGCGAGATGCTCGGAGGCGTCAGCGCCGTGATCGAGTACGCCGTCAGCGCCCTGAAAGTAAAGCACATCGTCATCTGTGGCCACAGCGACTGCGGCGCCATGAAGGCTCTTCTCAAGCCCGAAAGCCTCGAAGCCCTTCCCACCGTCAAGACGTGGATGAACAACGCCGCCGCCGCCCTCTCGGTGGCCAAATCGCTCGAGTCCCCCGAGGAGAGCCCCGCCGACAAGCTCAAGCGGCTCACCGAGGAAAACGTCCTCCTCCAGATGCAGCATCTCCGCACCCATCCCTCGGTCGCCGGAGCCATGGCCCGCGAGGAACTCACCATCTCCGGCTGGGTCTACGATATCGGCACCGGCCAGATCCGCATCACCGAAGACGGCAGCCGCAACTTCGAGGTCGTCATCGTCGAGGCCGACCACGCATGA
- the ahcY gene encoding adenosylhomocysteinase codes for MATATLDTAAISTATGVAKEYKVRDLSLAEFGRKEIDIAEQEMPGLMSIRNKYAADKPLSGVRVTGSLHMTIQTAVLIETMVALGADVRWASCNIFSTQDHAAAAIAAAGVPVFAWKGETLEEFWWCTNESLRFPDGKGGVLGPQLVIDDGGDVTLLIHKGVEMEKGDQWVNSPSGSLEEDVIKTLLKKVHAESPTRWQDVAKEWRGVSEETTTGVHRLYKMMEKGTLLVPAINVNDSVTKSKFDNLYGCRESLVDGIKRATDVMVAGKVAVVCGFGDVGKGSAASLRGLGARVIVTEIDPINALQAAIEGYEVATVEDTLGRGDIYVTCTGNVDIITLEHMKRMKDQAIVCNIGHFDNEIQMEPLNAFKGAAKLNIKPQVDKYTFTETGNSIFVLAEGRLVNLGCATGHPSFVMSASFSNQTLAQLDLWKNKDVYKTGIYILPKKLDEEVARLHLEKIGVKLTTLSEKQANYLSVPVEGPYKAEHYRY; via the coding sequence ATGGCGACAGCAACATTGGATACGGCAGCGATTTCGACTGCGACGGGTGTAGCGAAGGAATACAAGGTCCGTGACCTGAGCCTTGCGGAGTTTGGGCGCAAGGAGATCGACATCGCCGAGCAGGAGATGCCGGGCCTGATGTCCATCCGCAACAAGTACGCGGCGGATAAGCCGCTCTCCGGCGTACGCGTCACCGGATCGCTGCACATGACGATCCAGACCGCAGTGCTCATCGAGACGATGGTCGCGCTCGGCGCCGATGTTCGCTGGGCGAGCTGCAACATCTTCTCCACGCAGGACCACGCGGCGGCAGCCATTGCGGCGGCTGGCGTTCCCGTCTTCGCCTGGAAGGGTGAGACGCTCGAGGAGTTCTGGTGGTGCACGAACGAGTCACTCCGGTTCCCCGACGGCAAGGGCGGCGTGCTCGGACCGCAGCTTGTGATCGATGACGGCGGCGACGTGACCCTGCTCATCCATAAGGGCGTAGAGATGGAGAAGGGTGACCAGTGGGTCAACTCTCCCTCGGGCTCTCTCGAAGAGGACGTCATCAAGACGCTCCTGAAGAAGGTTCACGCCGAGAGCCCCACCCGCTGGCAGGATGTGGCGAAGGAGTGGCGCGGCGTCTCCGAAGAGACGACGACCGGCGTTCATCGCCTCTACAAGATGATGGAGAAGGGCACATTGCTCGTTCCCGCCATCAACGTGAACGACTCCGTCACAAAGTCGAAGTTCGATAACCTCTACGGCTGCCGCGAGTCGCTCGTCGACGGCATCAAGCGCGCCACCGACGTCATGGTCGCGGGCAAGGTTGCGGTGGTCTGCGGGTTCGGCGATGTGGGCAAGGGCTCGGCGGCTTCGCTGCGCGGGCTTGGCGCACGCGTCATCGTCACCGAGATCGATCCCATCAACGCCCTTCAGGCAGCGATCGAAGGCTACGAAGTGGCGACCGTCGAAGACACGCTCGGACGTGGCGACATCTATGTCACCTGCACCGGCAACGTCGACATCATCACCCTCGAGCACATGAAGCGGATGAAGGATCAGGCGATCGTCTGCAACATTGGCCACTTCGACAACGAGATCCAGATGGAGCCGCTGAACGCCTTCAAGGGCGCGGCCAAGCTCAACATCAAGCCGCAGGTCGACAAGTACACCTTCACCGAGACGGGCAACAGCATCTTCGTTCTCGCCGAGGGCCGCCTCGTAAATCTTGGTTGCGCGACGGGTCACCCGAGCTTCGTGATGTCGGCCAGCTTCTCGAACCAGACGCTTGCACAGCTCGATCTCTGGAAGAACAAGGACGTCTACAAGACCGGGATCTACATCCTGCCGAAGAAGCTGGACGAGGAAGTCGCGCGGCTGCACCTCGAGAAGATCGGCGTGAAGCTCACGACGCTTTCCGAGAAGCAGGCGAACTACCTCAGTGTTCCGGTCGAGGGTCCGTACAAGGCGGAGCACTACCGGTACTAA
- a CDS encoding transglutaminase-like domain-containing protein, with product MLIRTEFDIQFYSAFATPMIALLHLDPSIDGSVRSGNELRVEVDGATVPFREYNDSFGNRCTRFVAPPGRLKLSSEAIVERPDTTDEIAADAQQAPIDELPAEVLQFLLPSRYCEVDRFSPIAQDLFGGYSPGWTRATAIRDWVHNKVQFDYKAARPTKTAMDVFTERIGVCRDFQHLAVTLSRCQNIPARYVTGYLGDIRIPYSGPGDFSAWYQVWLDGRWWTMDARHNDPRYGRVLMATGRDAADVAITTAFGRADLMNFYVEANEIDQDGKALPVPGKL from the coding sequence ATGCTGATTCGCACGGAGTTTGATATCCAGTTTTATTCGGCGTTCGCGACGCCCATGATTGCGCTTCTGCACCTCGACCCCTCGATCGATGGCTCCGTGCGGAGTGGAAACGAATTGCGCGTAGAGGTCGATGGCGCTACCGTCCCGTTCCGCGAATACAACGACAGCTTCGGCAACCGCTGCACACGATTTGTCGCCCCTCCAGGGCGCCTGAAGCTTAGCTCCGAGGCCATTGTGGAGCGGCCGGACACCACCGACGAGATCGCTGCTGACGCGCAGCAGGCTCCCATCGACGAGCTTCCGGCCGAGGTGCTGCAGTTCCTTCTGCCGAGCCGGTACTGCGAGGTAGACCGCTTCTCGCCGATCGCGCAGGATCTCTTCGGCGGATACTCCCCGGGATGGACGCGGGCGACGGCGATTCGCGATTGGGTCCACAATAAGGTGCAGTTCGACTACAAGGCCGCGCGCCCAACAAAGACCGCGATGGATGTCTTTACCGAGCGGATCGGCGTCTGCCGCGACTTCCAACATCTCGCCGTGACGCTCTCCCGCTGCCAGAACATTCCGGCGCGCTACGTAACCGGCTATCTTGGGGACATTCGTATTCCTTATAGTGGGCCGGGCGATTTCAGCGCGTGGTACCAGGTATGGCTCGATGGCCGCTGGTGGACGATGGATGCACGGCATAACGATCCACGCTATGGCCGGGTGCTGATGGCGACGGGTCGCGATGCCGCCGATGTGGCCATTACAACAGCATTTGGACGCGCCGACCTCATGAACTTCTACGTGGAAGCGAATGAGATCGATCAGGACGGCAAGGCACTTCCGGTGCCGGGCAAGCTTTAG